In Drosophila teissieri strain GT53w chromosome 2R, Prin_Dtei_1.1, whole genome shotgun sequence, the following proteins share a genomic window:
- the LOC122613044 gene encoding protein lifeguard 1 isoform X2, with protein sequence MQDPNQQYNYGGGYPPQGGYGGYPPQGGYPPQGPPQGYPPYAQGGAQPYPQPYGQGPPPGGYAPQPGFIQPPPSAGGYGVYDDPESQPKNFSFDDQSIRRGFIRKVYLILMGQLLVTFGAVALFVFHEGTKSFARRHMWLFWVALGVMLITMLSMACCESVRRQTPTNFIFLGLFTAAQSFLMGVSATKYAPEEVLMAVGLTAAICLALTLFAWQTKYDFTMMGGILIACMVIFLIFGIVTIFVKGKTITLIYASIGALLFSVYLIYDTQLMMGGEHKYSISPEEYIFAALNLYLDIINIFMYILTIIGASRD encoded by the exons ATCCCAACCAGCAGTACAACTATGGCGGTGGTTATCCCCCTCAGGGGGGATATGGTGGATATCCGCCTCAGGGTGGTTATCCACCTCAAGGACCTCCGCAAGGTTACCCACCCTATGCCCAAGGAGGTGCCCAACCCTATCCACAACCCTACGGACAGGGGCCTCCACCAGGAGGTTATGCTCCCCAGCCGGGATTCATTCAACCACCACCATCTGCTGGCGGCTACGGCGTCTACGATGATCCGGAGAGCCAGCCCAAGAACTTCTCATTTGACGACCAAAGCATCCGGCGCGGATTCATACGCAAGGTGTACCTGATTCTGATG GGACAACTTCTCGTCACTTTTGGAGCTGTGGCCCTGTTTGTATTTCACGAGGGCACTAAAAGCTTTGCTAGGCGTCACATGTGGCTCTTTTGGGTTGCTCTCGGCGTGATGTTAATAACCATGCTGTCTATGGCTTGCTGCGAAAGTGTTCGCCGCCAAACCCCGACGAACTTTATATTCTTGGGTCTGTTTACAGCAGCTCAGTCGTTCTTAATGGGAGTTTCCGCAACCAAATATGCTCCGGAAGAG GTTCTCATGGCGGTGGGCTTAACAGCAGCGATTTGCCTGGCCCTAACACTCTTCGCCTGGCAAACCAAGTACGACTTTACTATGATGGGCGGTATTTTGATCGCCTGCATGGtgattttccttattttcgGCATCGTGACCATCTTCGTAAAGGGAAAGACCATAACACTAATCTACGCCTCAATCGGAGCGCTGCTCTTCTCCGTTTACCTCATTTACGACACACAGTTAATGATGGGCGGCGAGCACAAATACTCGATCAGTCCCGAGGAGTATATCTTTGCGGCATTAAACCTCTACCTGGATATCATCAATATCTTCATGTACATTCTGACTATAATCGGCGCGTCGCGCGACTAA
- the LOC122613044 gene encoding protein lifeguard 1 isoform X1 produces MSWQSVPQYPQYQDPNQQYNYGGGYPPQGGYGGYPPQGGYPPQGPPQGYPPYAQGGAQPYPQPYGQGPPPGGYAPQPGFIQPPPSAGGYGVYDDPESQPKNFSFDDQSIRRGFIRKVYLILMGQLLVTFGAVALFVFHEGTKSFARRHMWLFWVALGVMLITMLSMACCESVRRQTPTNFIFLGLFTAAQSFLMGVSATKYAPEEVLMAVGLTAAICLALTLFAWQTKYDFTMMGGILIACMVIFLIFGIVTIFVKGKTITLIYASIGALLFSVYLIYDTQLMMGGEHKYSISPEEYIFAALNLYLDIINIFMYILTIIGASRD; encoded by the exons ATCCCAACCAGCAGTACAACTATGGCGGTGGTTATCCCCCTCAGGGGGGATATGGTGGATATCCGCCTCAGGGTGGTTATCCACCTCAAGGACCTCCGCAAGGTTACCCACCCTATGCCCAAGGAGGTGCCCAACCCTATCCACAACCCTACGGACAGGGGCCTCCACCAGGAGGTTATGCTCCCCAGCCGGGATTCATTCAACCACCACCATCTGCTGGCGGCTACGGCGTCTACGATGATCCGGAGAGCCAGCCCAAGAACTTCTCATTTGACGACCAAAGCATCCGGCGCGGATTCATACGCAAGGTGTACCTGATTCTGATG GGACAACTTCTCGTCACTTTTGGAGCTGTGGCCCTGTTTGTATTTCACGAGGGCACTAAAAGCTTTGCTAGGCGTCACATGTGGCTCTTTTGGGTTGCTCTCGGCGTGATGTTAATAACCATGCTGTCTATGGCTTGCTGCGAAAGTGTTCGCCGCCAAACCCCGACGAACTTTATATTCTTGGGTCTGTTTACAGCAGCTCAGTCGTTCTTAATGGGAGTTTCCGCAACCAAATATGCTCCGGAAGAG GTTCTCATGGCGGTGGGCTTAACAGCAGCGATTTGCCTGGCCCTAACACTCTTCGCCTGGCAAACCAAGTACGACTTTACTATGATGGGCGGTATTTTGATCGCCTGCATGGtgattttccttattttcgGCATCGTGACCATCTTCGTAAAGGGAAAGACCATAACACTAATCTACGCCTCAATCGGAGCGCTGCTCTTCTCCGTTTACCTCATTTACGACACACAGTTAATGATGGGCGGCGAGCACAAATACTCGATCAGTCCCGAGGAGTATATCTTTGCGGCATTAAACCTCTACCTGGATATCATCAATATCTTCATGTACATTCTGACTATAATCGGCGCGTCGCGCGACTAA